Proteins co-encoded in one Coregonus clupeaformis isolate EN_2021a chromosome 5, ASM2061545v1, whole genome shotgun sequence genomic window:
- the LOC121566923 gene encoding LOW QUALITY PROTEIN: F-BAR and double SH3 domains protein 2 (The sequence of the model RefSeq protein was modified relative to this genomic sequence to represent the inferred CDS: inserted 2 bases in 1 codon), with translation MQPPPRKVKVTQELKNTHLEQMTRLHLKHQTECDLLEDMRTYSLKKGQLERDYAQALQKLASQYLKRDWPGIKPDDQGTDYRNVYAVWRSYLEGTVQVTQSRINVCDNYKNEISDPAKTVRLYKEQQLKKSIEQLNRIQVELQDSVKDLAKAKKKYYDSEQVAHAVREKADIEAKSKLGLFQSRISLQKASVKLKARRSDCNSKATHARNDYLLTLAAANAHHDRYYHTDLLQCIQELDGGIYDHVKDYLISICQTELEAFQAIHNTFQFLLDKSTRVMQEFNQQLFMQENPVFHKAQDFQFQPSDCDTTLSSVQKLVDIEPSPVSVMRMTLAQSRKLESDTGNQTEEHSLNKEARKWATRMAREHKNIVHYKRSLEECETLGIPQTEQGRLDLELKIEDTKENIRKAETVKLKAEARLDLLRQVGVAVETWLKSAMNQVMEELENERWATLNYTTHDPSLSGPVDLERSEGEECEENMEVFDDSSSSPSGTLRNYPLTCKVLYSYKASQPDELTIEEHEMLEVIEDGDMEDWVKARSKTGLIGYVPEKYLQFPTSNSLLSMLQSLAALDARSHTSSNSTEPEIHTGSINGDASLSFVRALYDYDGQADEELSFPEGAVIRLLNRDTQTDDGFWEGEFNGRVGVFPSVLVEDLTENGENGADTQISPSSRLPSSLPPXPLYDQPPCSPYTTPDTPPPLPRSPSVNGEHKPPPTTHKEPTHYHSSALSPVSPEFPQPPRFTPDVGLSKLRPVRAAPPPPKQKPRKLTEKTEEVEITLV, from the exons GCTCTGCAGAAGCTGGCCAGTCAGTACCTGAAGAGGGATTGGCCTGGCATCAAACCAGACGACCAAGGCACAGACTACAG GAATGTGTATGCGGTGTGGAGGTCCTATCTGGAGGGGACTGTACAGGTGACTCAGTCTCGCATCAACGTTTGTGACAACTACAAAAATGAGATCTCAGACCCTGCTAAAACTGTACGGCTATACAAGGAACAGCAGCTCAAAAag AGTATAGAACAGTTGAATCGTATCCAGGTGGAGCTGCAGGACTCGGTGAAGGACCTGGCCAAAGCCAAGAAGAAATACTACGACTCAGAACAGGTGGCTCATGCCGTTCGAGAGAAGGCTGACATCGAGGCCAA GTCAAAGCTGGGTCTGTTTCAGTCCAGGATTAGTTTACAGAAAGCCAGCGTTAAG ttgaaAGCCAGGAGGAGTGACTGTAACTCTAAAGCAACCCATGCCAGGAATGACTACCTGTTAACCCTGGCAGCAGCCAACGCTCACCATGACCGCTACTATCACACAGACCTGCTGCAGTGTATACAG gagTTGGATGGAGGGATATATGACCATGTGAAGGACTATCTGATTTCTATCTGTCAGACAGAGCTGGAGGCCTTTCAGGCCATACACAACACCTTCCAGTTCCTACTGGACAAATCCACCAGG gtgATGCAGGAGTTTAACCAGCAGCTCTTCATGCAGGAGAACCCTGTGTTCCATAAAGCACAAGACTTCCAGTTCCAACCCAGCGACTGCGACact ACTCTGAGCTCGGTGCAGAAGTTGGTGGACATTGAGCCTTCGCCCGTCAGTGTAATGAGAATGACCCTGGCACAG agtCGTAAGTTGGAGTCAGACACGGGGAACCAGACAGAGGAGCACAGCCTGAACAAGGAGGCCAGGAAATGGGCAACCAGAATGGCCCGAGAACACAAGAACATCGTCCACTACAAGAGA AGCCTGGAGGAGTGTGAGACACTGGGAATCCCTCAAACGGAGCAGGGCCGGCTTGATCTGGAGCTGAAGATAGAGGATACCAAAGAGAACATCCGCAAGGCtgag acAGTAAAGCTGAAGGCAGAGGCTCGTTTGGACCTGCTGAGACAGGTGGGCGTTGCCGTGGAGACCTGGCTGAAGAGCGCCATGAACCAGGTGATGGAGGAGCTGGAGAATGAGCGCTGGgctacactaaactacactaccCACGATCCCTCACTCTCG ggcccgGTTGATCTGGAGCGGTCGGAGGGTGAGGAGTGTGAAGAGAACATGGAGGTGTTTGATGACAGCAGCTCCAGCccctctgggaccctcaggaacTACCCACTCACCTGCAAAGTCCTCTACTCATACaag gCTTCTCAGCCAGATGAGTTGACTATAGAGGAGCATGAGATGTTGGAGGTCATAGAGGATGGAGACATGGAGGACTGGGTCAAG GCGAGGAGTAAGACGGGGCTGATTGGCTACGTACCAGAGAAGTATCTTCAGTTCCCCACCTCTAACAGCCTACTGAGCATGCTCCAGTCTCTAGCTGCTCTGGACGCACGCTCACACACCTCCTCCAACTCCACCGAGCCAGAGATACACACAGGCAGCATCAACGGAGATGCCAgct tgaGTTTTGTACGGGCGCTGTATGACTACGATGGTCAGGCGGATGAGGAGCTGTCCTTCCCAGAGGGGGCTGTCATCCGTCTGCTTAACAGAGACACCCAAACGGACGATGGCTTCTGGGAGGGAGAGTTCAACGGACGAGTGGGAGTCTTCCCTTCTGTACTGGTGGAGGACCTGACGGAGAACGGAGAGAACGGAGcagacacacag aTCTCTCCATCTTCGAGGCTGCCCTCCTCGCTGCCCCC CCCTCTGTATGACCAGCCCCCCTGCAGCCCCTACACCACCCCAGACACCCCTCCGCCCCTCCCTCGATCACCCTCTGTCAACGGGGAACACAAGCCGCCTCCCACAACGCACAAGGAACCCACTCACT aTCATAGTTCAGCTCTGAGTCCAGTGTCTCCAGAGTTCCCCCAGCCCCCCCGGTTCACCCCTGACGTAGGCCTCAGCAAACTACGACCT gTCCGTgcagcccccccaccccccaagcaGAAACCTCGCAAACTGACAGAAAAGACTGAGGAGGTGGAGATCACactggtgtga